A region of Actinobacillus porcitonsillarum DNA encodes the following proteins:
- a CDS encoding ABC transporter ATPase yields MKFSLFKIAFLSLFLTACQLAEPQFSVPKSIKFQGKTFEKVTHNQIDEMQQLLYLPDDEAKDPNHWNKGILLFLDKNSKNITLEDRVALRQNSFNKQKETKAKVEIVGQELKSEVLYPPTERFNDVLLEVSRGRTLQCGYGQMQYSDKRLISAKEKQNLTAYQPELARLALVFSQLAWQISCE; encoded by the coding sequence ATGAAATTTTCATTATTTAAAATTGCATTTCTTTCGCTGTTTTTAACCGCTTGTCAGCTGGCAGAACCGCAATTTTCTGTGCCGAAATCCATTAAATTTCAGGGTAAAACATTTGAAAAGGTTACTCATAACCAAATTGATGAAATGCAACAGTTGCTCTATTTACCTGATGATGAAGCAAAAGATCCTAACCATTGGAATAAAGGTATTTTGCTTTTCTTAGACAAAAATAGCAAAAATATAACTTTAGAAGATCGTGTTGCATTACGCCAAAACAGCTTTAATAAGCAAAAAGAAACAAAAGCGAAGGTAGAAATTGTTGGGCAAGAGCTTAAAAGTGAAGTGTTATACCCACCAACAGAACGTTTTAATGATGTTTTATTGGAAGTTTCAAGGGGGAGAACTTTACAATGTGGCTATGGGCAAATGCAATATTCAGACAAGCGGTTAATTTCTGCAAAAGAAAAGCAAAATTTGACCGCTTATCAACCTGAGCTTGCTCGATTAGCGTTAGTGTTTAGTCAGCTGGCGTGGCAAATTTCGTGTGAATAG